In Zunongwangia profunda SM-A87, the following proteins share a genomic window:
- a CDS encoding Nramp family divalent metal transporter produces MKNYLKELGPGILVSAAFIGPGTVTSCTLAGVNFGYSLLWALLLSVFSCIVLQEMAARLGIISQKGLSDNIRDELKKPVWRFLALALIFSAIVVGNAAYEAGNITGAVLGLQAVFGEQQLRVFQFEVNIWSITVGAIAFAILWIGNYKVLEKVFIALVMVMSLAFIVTAIVVKPDISKILNGFIPNHLSTGILGVIALVGTTVVPYNLFLHASLVSEKWKEKKFLKTAKIELVIAIVLGGVVSMAILICAAAAGLDNVNNAVDLAEALKPVFGEFASWFMAIGLLAAGITSSITAPLAAAYVVKGCMGWNASLKSVKFKAVWAFVLILGVFCSSLKIQPIQLIQFAQIANGILLPVIAVFLFWVVNRASVLGNYKNSLLQNILGAVVIAIAIFLGGKSIYTVL; encoded by the coding sequence TTGAAAAATTATTTAAAAGAATTAGGACCCGGGATATTGGTTTCTGCGGCTTTTATAGGCCCTGGAACGGTTACCTCCTGCACTTTGGCAGGTGTTAATTTTGGATATTCCCTGCTTTGGGCTCTATTACTTTCCGTTTTTTCCTGTATTGTTTTACAAGAAATGGCTGCCAGACTTGGTATTATTTCCCAAAAAGGATTAAGTGATAATATTCGGGATGAGCTTAAAAAGCCAGTCTGGAGATTTTTAGCACTTGCTCTTATTTTTTCGGCAATAGTTGTTGGAAATGCTGCTTATGAAGCTGGTAATATTACCGGCGCAGTTTTGGGTTTACAAGCCGTTTTTGGAGAACAACAGCTTCGTGTATTCCAATTTGAAGTAAATATCTGGAGTATTACTGTTGGTGCCATTGCTTTTGCAATTCTCTGGATAGGAAATTATAAAGTTTTGGAGAAAGTGTTTATTGCACTGGTCATGGTAATGAGTCTGGCCTTTATCGTCACCGCGATTGTTGTAAAACCTGATATTAGCAAAATTTTAAACGGATTTATCCCAAATCATCTTTCTACCGGAATTCTAGGAGTAATCGCTTTGGTAGGAACCACGGTAGTACCCTATAATTTGTTTTTACATGCTTCGCTGGTTAGTGAGAAATGGAAGGAAAAAAAGTTTCTTAAAACAGCTAAAATCGAATTGGTTATTGCTATTGTTTTAGGGGGAGTAGTTTCTATGGCCATCTTGATTTGCGCCGCCGCCGCTGGATTGGATAACGTAAATAATGCGGTAGATCTTGCCGAAGCTTTAAAACCTGTTTTTGGTGAATTTGCATCTTGGTTTATGGCTATCGGCCTCTTAGCAGCTGGGATTACTTCGTCGATCACTGCTCCATTGGCAGCCGCATATGTAGTTAAAGGATGCATGGGATGGAACGCCAGTTTAAAATCGGTTAAATTTAAAGCGGTCTGGGCTTTTGTATTGATTTTGGGTGTTTTTTGCTCCTCTTTAAAAATTCAACCTATTCAATTAATACAATTCGCGCAGATCGCAAACGGAATTTTGCTGCCAGTAATTGCTGTCTTCCTGTTTTGGGTGGTGAATAGAGCCTCGGTTTTAGGCAATTATAAAAATTCCCTACTTCAAAATATATTAGGAGCTGTTGTAATTGCAATAGCAATCTTTTTGGGGGGCAAGTCAATTTATACAGTACTCTAA
- the pxpB gene encoding 5-oxoprolinase subunit PxpB: MSRDLPQISPLGDNAILVQFEQIISEELLNKVLYYRNLIQQIYIEQKVEVINTYNSILINYFVTIEDVYSDVEAIKKVFDQYNDTKNIESSIFEIPVCYDLNFGVDLEFIAKEKNLEISEIISLHIQPEYRVYFMGFLPGFLYLGGLDEKLHISRKSQPRMKIEKGAVGIGENQTGIYPKVSPGGWQIIGNCPLNFFDNKREYPSLISAGDYIKFKSVDREEYDRIKQQVEQGNFQLKKQDRNG; the protein is encoded by the coding sequence ATGAGTAGGGACTTACCACAAATCTCACCCTTAGGAGATAATGCTATTTTAGTTCAGTTTGAGCAGATAATTAGCGAAGAATTGTTGAATAAAGTCTTGTATTATCGAAATTTAATTCAGCAAATTTATATTGAACAAAAGGTTGAAGTAATTAATACATATAACTCGATATTAATTAATTACTTTGTGACTATAGAGGATGTTTATAGCGATGTTGAAGCGATAAAAAAGGTATTTGATCAATACAATGATACGAAAAATATTGAAAGTAGTATATTCGAAATCCCGGTGTGTTATGATCTTAATTTTGGTGTCGATTTAGAGTTTATCGCCAAAGAGAAAAATCTGGAAATTTCAGAAATAATTTCACTGCATATACAGCCGGAATATCGAGTTTATTTTATGGGATTTTTACCCGGATTTTTATACCTGGGAGGGTTGGATGAAAAGCTTCATATTTCAAGAAAATCACAACCCCGAATGAAGATCGAAAAGGGGGCGGTTGGAATAGGTGAAAATCAAACCGGAATTTATCCAAAGGTAAGCCCCGGTGGCTGGCAAATTATTGGTAATTGTCCGCTTAATTTTTTTGATAATAAGAGGGAATATCCAAGTTTAATTTCAGCCGGGGATTACATCAAATTTAAAAGTGTGGATCGTGAAGAATATGATCGTATAAAACAGCAGGTGGAGCAAGGTAATTTTCAATTAAAAAAGCAAGATCGAAATGGGTGA
- a CDS encoding 5-oxoprolinase subunit C family protein: MGEVKVLQPGLFSSIQDYGRFGNMKFGVPASGVMDRYAARTANLMLRNNANDAVLEITMMGPKLEFTAATKIVISGAYLSPKLNAEEVKNNTILEIAKGDILSFGRRAYGCRAYLAITGGFTTEKVLGSKSWYEGISKYQKLEKDLVLSYKEDLAGRIETNAGLKFNEDYLKTSEIEVYEGPEFKFLSETQKEHLRNSTFSIDQNNNRMAIQLQEQLQNDLKPIITGPVVPGTVQLTPSGKLIVLMRDCQTTGGYPRILQLSDKGIRTIAQKLTNENINFSFQQSL, translated from the coding sequence ATGGGTGAAGTGAAGGTGTTACAACCAGGACTTTTTAGTAGTATTCAGGATTATGGAAGATTCGGAAATATGAAATTTGGTGTTCCCGCCAGTGGCGTAATGGATAGATACGCGGCGAGAACAGCCAATCTAATGTTACGAAATAATGCTAATGATGCAGTACTTGAAATAACGATGATGGGACCAAAATTAGAATTTACGGCGGCAACAAAAATTGTGATTTCGGGGGCCTATCTTTCACCAAAATTGAATGCGGAGGAAGTAAAAAACAATACTATCCTGGAAATAGCCAAAGGTGATATTCTAAGTTTTGGAAGAAGAGCATATGGCTGCCGGGCTTATCTTGCTATTACTGGAGGTTTTACTACAGAAAAGGTTTTGGGAAGTAAAAGTTGGTACGAAGGAATCAGCAAATATCAAAAATTAGAGAAAGATTTAGTGTTATCCTACAAGGAAGACTTGGCCGGAAGAATAGAAACTAATGCCGGATTAAAGTTTAATGAAGATTATCTTAAAACATCCGAAATCGAAGTTTATGAAGGCCCGGAATTTAAGTTTCTTTCTGAAACGCAAAAGGAACATCTTAGAAATTCGACTTTTAGCATCGATCAAAATAACAATAGAATGGCCATACAGTTACAAGAACAATTACAAAATGATTTAAAGCCAATCATTACGGGGCCGGTGGTTCCTGGAACAGTTCAGTTAACACCTTCAGGGAAATTGATTGTTTTAATGAGAGATTGCCAAACAACAGGTGGTTATCCCAGGATTTTACAATTATCCGACAAAGGAATAAGGACTATTGCTCAAAAATTAACAAATGAAAATATAAATTTTTCTTTTCAGCAATCCTTATAA
- a CDS encoding response regulator transcription factor produces MTKSIIIVDDHVLFSQSLKGLVDSFDGYRVKAVYGNGKELQGNLKKMDLRPDLILLDVRMPLMDGLQTMQWLKQEFPKQKAVALTMENDEETLLKMISFGCRGYLLKDIDPDRFKAALDSVIETGYCFEKELIQELGKKTSAKEQFSEREIEFLQYVCTEMTYKEIAAKMSLSPKTIDGYRENLFTKLQIRSRVGLAVYAIKNNYCTI; encoded by the coding sequence ATGACGAAATCGATAATAATAGTCGATGACCATGTACTTTTTTCGCAATCTTTAAAAGGATTAGTCGATTCTTTTGATGGCTATCGGGTTAAAGCAGTATATGGAAATGGAAAGGAACTTCAGGGTAATTTAAAAAAAATGGATTTACGTCCAGATCTTATTTTATTAGATGTACGTATGCCGTTAATGGATGGATTACAAACCATGCAGTGGCTTAAACAGGAGTTTCCCAAACAGAAGGCTGTGGCATTAACCATGGAAAATGACGAAGAAACCCTTTTAAAAATGATAAGCTTTGGATGCAGGGGGTACTTACTTAAAGATATTGACCCAGATCGATTTAAAGCAGCTTTGGATAGTGTTATAGAAACCGGTTACTGCTTTGAGAAGGAATTAATACAGGAACTAGGCAAAAAAACATCAGCCAAGGAACAATTTTCAGAGCGGGAAATTGAATTTTTACAATATGTCTGTACAGAGATGACGTATAAAGAGATAGCTGCAAAAATGAGTCTTAGTCCAAAAACAATTGATGGTTACAGGGAGAATCTTTTTACTAAACTCCAAATTAGAAGTAGAGTAGGTCTTGCTGTTTACGCCATTAAAAATAATTATTGCACCATCTAA
- a CDS encoding DUF2891 domain-containing protein gives MKKLVLVFTAFSLFACKNETANDPSKPDETSSDSLIDIDAITETISPDETINFTLEEANKLAELPLACVGTQYPNKLSQTLDNAEAIGEPKELHPAFYGCFDWHSSVHGHWSMVALLKKFPNLEKADEIRQKLEQSLSAENIKAEVAYFKRPQENSYERTYGWAWLLKLAEELKTWNDPLAKKLDENLQPLTDLIVSRYLEFLPKLKYPIRVGEHTNTAFGLGFAYDYAVTTEHVELKELISKRAKDFYLKDDDCPISWEPGGYDFLSPCLEEVDIMRRIMPKNAFFLWIDDFMPALTNRDFSIEVGEVSDRSDGKLVHLDGLNFSRAWVFYGLANDYPEQFGHLRSLADSHLAYSFPNLVGDSYEGGHWLGTFAIYALSQDKR, from the coding sequence ATGAAAAAATTAGTGCTTGTTTTTACAGCTTTTAGCCTTTTTGCCTGTAAGAATGAAACCGCAAACGACCCTTCTAAACCAGATGAAACGTCATCTGATTCCCTGATAGATATAGATGCGATAACCGAGACGATAAGTCCTGATGAAACTATAAATTTTACACTTGAAGAGGCTAATAAACTCGCTGAACTTCCTTTGGCCTGTGTGGGTACGCAATATCCCAATAAACTAAGTCAGACGCTGGATAATGCCGAAGCTATAGGAGAACCAAAAGAGTTACACCCTGCGTTTTATGGCTGTTTTGACTGGCATAGTTCGGTGCATGGACATTGGTCGATGGTAGCTTTGCTTAAAAAATTTCCGAATCTTGAAAAAGCGGATGAGATTCGTCAAAAATTAGAACAATCTTTATCAGCCGAAAATATTAAAGCTGAAGTAGCTTATTTTAAGCGTCCGCAGGAAAATAGTTATGAAAGAACTTATGGTTGGGCCTGGCTTTTAAAACTTGCGGAAGAACTTAAAACCTGGAATGATCCTTTGGCTAAAAAATTAGATGAAAATCTACAACCACTTACAGATTTGATCGTTTCCAGATACTTGGAATTTCTTCCTAAACTTAAGTATCCAATCAGGGTAGGAGAACATACCAACACGGCATTTGGTTTAGGTTTTGCTTATGACTATGCAGTAACAACAGAGCATGTAGAACTTAAGGAATTAATCTCTAAGCGGGCAAAGGATTTTTACTTAAAGGATGATGATTGTCCTATTTCCTGGGAACCCGGTGGCTATGATTTTTTATCTCCCTGTTTAGAAGAAGTTGATATTATGCGAAGAATTATGCCTAAAAATGCATTTTTTCTTTGGATAGATGATTTTATGCCGGCGCTTACCAATCGGGATTTTTCAATAGAAGTAGGTGAAGTATCTGATAGAAGCGATGGTAAATTGGTTCATTTAGATGGCTTAAACTTTAGTCGTGCCTGGGTTTTTTATGGTTTGGCAAACGATTATCCAGAGCAATTTGGACATTTACGGTCACTTGCAGATAGTCATTTAGCATATTCATTTCCTAATTTAGTAGGTGACTCTTACGAAGGCGGACACTGGCTGGGCACTTTTGCAATTTATGCTTTAAGCCAGGATAAGAGGTAA
- the pxpA gene encoding 5-oxoprolinase subunit PxpA, with translation MKEIDINCDLGEGGDYDHLLMPLISSCNIACGGHAGDIKTMRKTLNLAFENNTNIGAHPSYPDRENFGRRSMQIAAKDLKKSIRDQVISLQEIAKAKGVRLHHVKPHGALYNDAAKDEKIAQIIVESLLEIEDDFSLFVPLNSVISEVAKDKINIIFEGFADRNYEVDYSLVSRSKTNAVIEDQEAVFKHVLSMFQDKKIITKSGQILPCNASTFCLHSDTKNSVEILQFLHERFSEKNIKIKNT, from the coding sequence ATGAAAGAGATAGATATTAACTGCGATCTTGGTGAAGGCGGGGATTACGATCATTTATTAATGCCTTTAATTTCCAGTTGTAATATTGCCTGTGGAGGGCATGCCGGTGATATTAAAACGATGCGTAAAACATTGAATTTAGCTTTTGAAAACAACACGAATATTGGAGCGCATCCTTCATATCCCGACAGAGAAAATTTTGGAAGAAGATCGATGCAGATTGCTGCCAAAGATCTTAAAAAAAGTATTCGGGATCAAGTAATATCTCTACAGGAAATAGCAAAAGCGAAAGGAGTAAGATTGCATCATGTAAAACCACATGGAGCCCTTTATAACGATGCTGCAAAAGATGAAAAAATAGCCCAGATTATTGTAGAAAGTTTGCTTGAAATCGAGGATGATTTTAGTCTTTTTGTACCATTAAATTCTGTGATTTCTGAGGTTGCTAAAGATAAAATAAATATCATTTTTGAAGGCTTTGCAGACCGAAATTATGAGGTCGATTATTCGTTGGTAAGCAGGTCGAAAACAAATGCCGTTATTGAAGATCAGGAAGCGGTTTTTAAACATGTTCTTAGCATGTTTCAGGATAAAAAAATCATCACTAAAAGTGGCCAAATTCTGCCTTGCAATGCCAGTACTTTTTGCTTGCATAGCGACACTAAAAATTCAGTTGAAATTTTGCAATTTTTACATGAACGATTTTCCGAAAAAAATATAAAGATCAAGAACACATGA